Proteins encoded together in one Oenanthe melanoleuca isolate GR-GAL-2019-014 chromosome 7, OMel1.0, whole genome shotgun sequence window:
- the LOC130255472 gene encoding sodium channel protein type 2 subunit alpha-like isoform X5, producing MARAMLVPPGPDSFFYFTEESLAAIEKRIADEKFHCHPEEPTDDAGHEENSPEPNNDLEAGKTLPFIYGDIPPGMVSEPLEDLDPYYINKKTFIVLDGAKTIHRFSATPALYLLSPFNITRRLAIKILVHSYPFQVVIMLTILANCVFMTWRNLPEWAKNVEYTFTGIYTFEFLVKVFARGFCINDFTCLRDPWNWLDFVVISFAYVTEFVDLGNVSALRTFRVLRVLKTVSVIPGLKTIVGALIQSVKKLSDVMILTVFCLSVFALIGLQLFMGNLKNKCLFWPSVNSTAFKKYVVPYFNGTEFDWTAYINEESHFYRPGGAKDFLLCGNSTDAGKCPEEFICVKAGKNPNYGYTSFDTFSWAFLSLFRLMTQDYWENLYQLTLRAVGKSYMIFFVVVIFLGSFYLINLILAVVAMAYEEQNQATIVEAEQREADIKLTLEQLRKQQEEAQAIAAAAVEMTEYSCESGNAAPSDSSSDASKLSSKSAKERRNRRKKRRQRELSGEEDDMKDEKLPKSESDGSIKRKSFRFSFDGNRLTYGKPFTSPHQSSLSVHGSLFSPRPSSRTSLFSFIDDGREKGSENDFADDEHSMFEDTSSRRGSLFVPRRHGERRSSNISQASRSSRRLIAFPVNGKMHSSVDCNGVVSLVDGPPGLLSPTGQLLPESTTTEIETKNRRTSSYQIPMELLEDPDLRERAMSLADVITNRMEELEGSRKKCPPCWDKFAHTFLIWACCEPWLKVKSVVEFIVMDPFVDLAVTVCIVLNTLFMAMEHYPMTDQFAAVLTIGNLVFTGIFAAEMVLKIIAMHPFNYFQVGWNIFDSFIVTLSLVELFLSNVDGLSVLRSFRLLRVFKLAKSWPTLNMLIKIIGNSVGALGNLTLVLAIIVFIFAVVGMQLFGKRYKECVCKISSDCELPRWHMHDFFHSFLIVFRVLCGEWIETMWDCMEVADQAMCLIVFMMVMVIGNLVVLNLFLALLLSSFSSDNLTATDNDNEMNNLQIAVARIQKGIDHVKKKAGECVRKSCLGKQAAVNQRTATDQLRDERKYGISNCTTTELMIDANYGKNENGMATLIGGNDYASFINNPSLTVTVPIAVGESDFEHLNTEEFSSDSDLDESKEKVDFSSSSEGSTVNLAVFGEEKSETESEKASELQACFTEGCVQKFKCCKGNRDSTQGRIWWNLRKTCYKIVEHNWFESFIVFMILLSSGALAFEDIYIEKHKTVKILLDYADKIFTYVFILEMVLKWVAYGFQTYFTNAWCWLDFLIVDVSLVSLVATALGFSEFGAIKSLRTLRALRPLRALSRFEGMRVVVNALTGAIPSIMNVLLVCLTFWLIFSIMGVNLFAGKFYHCVNTTNDEMFTPQQVSNRSMCEDMSRSTGGVRWRNVKVNFDNVAIGYLSLLQVATFKGWMEIMYAAVDSTEAEKQPKYEDNLYMYLYFVAFIVFGSFFTLNLFIGVIIDNFNQQKKKLGGQDIFMTEEQKKYYNAMKKLGSKKPQKPIPRPVNKLQGLMFDIVTQQAFDITVMVLICLNMITMMIETDDQTELMQNILYWINLVFVVIFTGECVFKIFSLRYYYFTIGWNIFDFVVVILSIIGMFLAEVIEKYFVSPTLFRVVRLARIGRILRLIKGAKGIRTLLFALMMSLPALFNIGLLLFLVMFIYAIFGMSNFAYVKKEDGIDDMFNFETFGNSMICLFQITTSAGWNNLLNPILNSGEPDCNPNKTHPGSSVKGDCGNPSVGIFFFVSYIIISFLVVVNMYIAVILENFSVATEESAEPLGEDDFEMFYEVWEKYDPGATQFIEYSKLSDFAASLDPPLHIPKPNKVELIAMDLPVVSGDRIHCLDILFAFTKRVLGESGEMDALRIQMEDRFMASNPSKASYEPITTTLKRKQEEISATIIQRAYRRHLLRQSVKKLSFMYQKDGGDQLIKKDMIVGKLSENSSPEKMDMSASTTAPPSYDSVTKPEKEKYEDDKSEKEDKGKDRRGKKK from the exons acatttatAGTACTGGATGGAGCGAAGACAATCCACAGGTTCAGTGCCACACCTGCCTTGTACCTTTTATCTCCTTTCAATATCACTAGAAGACTAGCTATTAAGATTTTGGTTCATTCATATCCTTTTCAAGTG GTCATTATGCTCACTATTTTGGCAAATTGTGTATTTATGACATGGAGGAATCTCCCAGAATGGGCGAAGAATGTAGA GTACACTTTCACTGGAATTTATACTTTTGAATTTCTAGTAAAAGTCTTTGCAAGAGGCTTCTGTATAAATGATTTTACTTGCCTTCGTGACCCCTGGAACTGGCTTGATTTTGTTGTCATTTCCTTTGC ATATGTGACAGAGTTTGTGGACCTGGGCAATGTCTCAGCGTTGAGAACATTCAGAGTTCTCCGAGTTTTGAAAACAGTGTCAGTCATTCCAG GCTTGAAGACTATTGTTGGAGCCTTAATTCAGTCAGTGAAGAAGCTCTCGGATGTGATGATCCTGACTGTGTTTTGCCTGAGCGTATTTGCGCTGATAGGGCTGCAGCTGTTTATGGGCAACTTGAAGAATAAATGCCTGTTCTGGCCATCAGTAAATtcaacagcttttaaaaaatacgTAGTTCCATACTTTAATGGTACAGAATTTGATTGGACAGCGTACATTAATGAAGAAA gtcATTTCTATCGTCCAGGAGGAGCAAaggattttttgctttgtggCAATAGCACAGATGCAGG TAAATGCCCAGAAGAGTTTATCTGTGTGAAAGCTGGTAAAAACCCTAACTATGGATATACTAGCTTTGACACATTCAGCTGGGCTTTCTTGTCACTGTTCCGACTGATGACACAGGACTATTGGGAAAATCTTTATCAGTTG ACACTACGAGCTGTTGGCAAATCATACATGATATTTTTTGTTGTGGTGATTTTTCTGGGTTCCTTCTATTTGATTAACTTGATTTTGGCTGTGGTGGCCATGGCCTATGAAGAGCAAAACCAGGCAACTATTGttgaagcagagcagagggaggcagaCATTAAGCTGACACTTGAACAACTGCGGAAGCAGCAAGAAGAAGCTCAG GCAATAGCAGCAGCTGCAGTAGAGATGACTGAGTACAGCTGTGAAAGTGGGAATGCTGCACCCTCAGATAGTTCTTCAGATGCATCCAAACTTAGCTCAAAAAGTgccaaagaaaggagaaatagaaggaagaaaagaaggcaGAGAGAGCTCTCTGGAGAAGAGGATGACATGAAGGATGAAAAGCTTCCAAAATCTGAATCAGATGGCAGTATCAAAAGGAAAAGTTTCCGTTTTTCTTTTGATGGGAACAGACTAACTTATGGGAAGCCATTTACATCACCTCACCAG TCTTCGCTGAGTGTTCATGGCTCCCTGTTTTCTCCCAGGCCTAGTAGCAGAACAAGTCTTTTCAGTTTTATAGACGATGGAAGAGAGAAAGGGTCTGAGAATGACTTTGCTGACGATGAGCACAGCATGTTTGAGGATACCTCGAGCAGAAGAGGCTCTCTGTTTGTGCCGCGCAGGCACGGCGAACGGCGCAGCAGTAACATTAGCCAGGCCAGTAGGTCATCCAGAAGGCTGATAGCCTTCCCAGTGAATGGGAAGATGCACAGCTCTGTGGATTGCAATGGAGTGGTTTCCTTGGTGGATGGACCGCCAGGCCTGTTGTCTCCTACTGGACAGCTTCTGCCAGAG agcaCTAccacagaaatagaaacaaaaaacagacGTACAAGTTCGTATCAAATACCAATGGAGTTGCTGGAGGATCCTGATTTAAGGGAAAGGGCCATGAGTCTAGCTGATGTTATCACAAATAGAATGGAAG aacTTGAAGGATCCAGAAAAAAATGTCCACCTTGCTGGGATAAGTTTGCCCACACTTTCTTAATTTGGGCGTGTTGTGAGCCCTGGTTGAAAGTAAAGAGTGTAGTTGAATTCATTGTAATGGATCCATTTGTCGATCTGGCTGTCACTGTTTGCATAGTTTTAAACACACTATTTATGGCCATGGAACATTATCCAATGACTGATCAATTTGCTGCTGTACTTACAATAGGAAATCTG gtttttaCTGGAatttttgcagcagaaatggTTCTCAAGATAATTGCCATGCAtccttttaattatttccaAGTTGGCTGGAATATTTTTGATAGTTTTATAGTTACTCTTAGTTTGGTGGAACTCTTTTTGTCAAACGTGGATGGATTATCCGTTCTCCGATCATTCCGACTG ttgcGAGTTTTCAAATTGGCAAAATCTTGGCCAACCCTAAATATGCTGATTAAGATTATTGGCAACTCAGTGGGGGCTCTGGGGAACCTGACCCTGGTGCTGGCCATCATTGTGTTCATTTTCGCTGTGGTTGGGATGCAGCTGTTTGGGAAAAGGTACAAGGAATGTGTCTGCAAGATCTCCAGTGACTGTGAACTTCCTCGCTGGCACATGCACGACTTTTTCCACTCTTTCCTGATTGTATTCCGAGTGCTGTGTGGAGAATGGATAGAAACAATGTGGGACTGCATGGAGGTTGCAGACCAAGCCATGTGCCTTATTGTTTTCATGATGGTCATGGTGATTGGAAACCTAGTG gtaTTGAATCTTTTTCTGGCCTTGTTGCTGAGCTCGTTTAGTTCAGACAACCTTACTGCTACAGACAATGATAATGAAATGAACAACTTGCAGATTGCTGTTGCAAGAATTCAGAAGGGAATAGATcatgtgaagaaaaaagcagGTGAATGTGTCCGAAAGTCTTGTTTGGGAAAACAAGCTGCTGTAAATCAAAGAACAGCAACAGATCAGTTGCGTGATGAGAGAAAGTATGGCATTTCCAACTGTACCACCACTGAACTAATGATAGATGcaaattatggaaaaaatgaaaatggaatgGCCACTCTTATAGGTGGAAATGATTATGCATCATTCATAAACAACCCAAGCCTTACTGTTACAGTACCAATAGCTGTTGGAGAATCTGATTTTGAGCATCTGAATACAGAAGAGTTTAGCAGTGACTCAGATTTGGATGAAAGCAAGGAg aaggtAGATTTTTCCAGCTCGTCAGAAGGAAGTACAGTTAATTTAGCTGtctttggagaagaaaaaagtgaaactGAATCAGAAAAAGCATCAGAGCTACAGGCATGCTTTACAGAAG GCTGTGTACAGAAGTTTAAATGCTGTAAAGGCAATAGGGACAGCACACAAGGAAGAATCTGGTGGAATCTTCGGAAAACCTGTTACAAGATAGTAGAGCACAACTGGTTTGAATCATTCATTGTCTTCATGATTCTTCTCAGCAGTGGTGCTCTG GCTTTTGAAGATATATATATTGAAAAGCACAAGACTGTAAAAATCCTGCTGGACTATGCTGATAAAATCTTTACTTATGTCTTTATTCTGGAAATGGTGCTAAAATGGGTTGCCTATGGTTTTCAGACTTACTTCACTAATGCTTGGTGCTGGCTGGACTTCCTGATTGTCGAT GTCTCGTTGGTTAGCTTAGTAGCTACTGCTCTTGGTTTCTCAGAATTTGGTGCAATTAAATCCCTCCGAACATTAAGAGCTTTGAGACCTCTAAGAGCTTTGTCACGTTTTGAAGGCATGAgg GTGGTTGTGAATGCTCTTACTGGAGCAATCCCATCCATCATGAACGTACTTCTGGTTTGTCTTACATTCTGGCTAATTTTCAGCATCATGGGAGTAAATCTGTTTGCTGGCAAGTTCTATCACTGTGTTAACACCACAAATGATGAGATGTTCACACCACAGCAAGTCAGTAATAGAAGTATGTGTGAAGATATGAGCAGGAGTACTGGAGGTGTTCGGTGGAGAAATGTGAAAGTAAACTTTGATAATGTTGCAATTGGTTACCTTTCTCTGCTTCAAGTG GCAACCTTTAAAGGATGGATGGAAATTATGTACGCTGCAGTTGATTCTACAGAA GCAGAGAAACAGCCCAAGTATGAAGACAACCTGTACATGTACCTATACTTTGTGGCCTTTATAGTCTTTGGATCATTTTTCACCCTAAACTTATTCATTGGTGTCATCATAGATAACTtcaaccaacaaaaaaagaag CTTGGAGGTCAAGATATTTTCATgacagaagaacaaaagaaatactACAATGCAATGAAGAAGCTGGGATCCAAGAAACCACAAAAACCTATACCTCGGCCAGTG AACAAATTGCAAGGTCTGATGTTTGATATTGTAACACAGCAAGCATTTGACATCACTGTTATGGTTCTAATCTGTCTTAACATGATCACAATGATGATAGAAACAGATGACCAGACTGAACtgatgcaaaatattttgtattggATTAACTTGGTCTTTGTTGTCATTTTCACTGGTGAATGtgtcttcaaaatattttcactccGTTATTATTACTTCACCATTGGCTGgaatatttttgattttgtgGTTGTTATTCTTTCAATAATAG GTATGTTTCTAGCTGAGGTGATTGAGAAGTACTTTGTATCACCCACTTTGTTCAGAGTTGTTCGACTTGCCAGAATTGGTCGAATCCTGCGCCTCATTAAAGGCGCCAAGGGAATCCGCactctgctttttgctttgaTGATGTCTCTTCCTGCTTTGTTCAACAttgggctgctgctcttcctggtCATGTTCATCTACGCAATATTTGGCATGTCCAACTTTGCCTATGTCAAGAAAGAAGATGGGATTGATGACATGTTCAACTTTGAAACATTTGGCAACAGCATGATCTGCCTGTTTCAGATCACCACGTCCGCTGGCTGGAATAATTTGCTCAACCCAATTCTGAACAGTGGGGAGCCAGACTGTAACCCTAACAAAACTCATCCAGGGAGCTCTGTGAAAGGTGACTGTGGTAACCCTTCtgttgggattttcttttttgtcagcTACATTATCATATCCTTTCTGGTAGTGGTGAACATGTACATTGCTGTGATTTTGGAGAACTTCAGTGTTGCTACTGAAGAAAGCGCTGAACCCTTGGGCGAGGATGACTTTGAGATGTTCTACGAGGTTTGGGAAAAATATGATCCTGGTGCAACACAATTCATAGAATACAGCAAACTGTCTGATTTTGCAGCTTCTCTAGATCCTCCTCTTCATataccaaaaccaaacaaagtcGAGCTTATTGCAATGGATCTACCTGTGGTGAGCGGTGACAGAATTCACTGCCTTGACATCTTGTTTGCTTTCACAAAGCGTGTGTTAGGGGAAAGTGGGGAGATGGACGCTCTCAGAATACAGATGGAAGATCGGTTTATGGCATCCAACCCTTCTAAAGCTTCCTATGAACCAATTACAACCACACTGAAACGAAAGCAGGAGGAAATTTCTGCCACTATCATTCAGCGTGCTTACAGACGTCATCTTCTAAGACAGTCGGTAAAGAAACTTTCATTTATGTATCAGAAAGATGGGGGTGATCAGCTTATCAAAAAAGATATGATTGTTGGTAAGCTGAGTGAAAACTCATCTCCAGAGAAAATGGATATGTCTGCATCCACCACAGCTCCGCCTTCCTATGATAGTGTCACgaaaccagaaaaagaaaaatatgaagatgACAAAtcagaaaaggaagacaaaggaaaagacagaagaggaaagaaaaagtaa